A stretch of Vigna angularis cultivar LongXiaoDou No.4 chromosome 4, ASM1680809v1, whole genome shotgun sequence DNA encodes these proteins:
- the LOC108330456 gene encoding pentatricopeptide repeat-containing protein At3g62890 isoform X2 — protein sequence MKVWTLDTALQRCQWPRHFREILSQTILTGLISDPYAASRLINFSTRSARVPFDYSLRIFNHLHNPNAFTWNTIMRAHFELQNNPHQALTLYKLFLAKHAKPDNYTYPILLQCCAARVSEFEGKELHAHVVRFGFHQDVYVRNTLINLYAICGSMSSARQVFEESPVWDLVSWNTVLAGYVQAGNVEEAERVYRGMPERNTIASNSMIVLFGRKGCVEKARWIFDEVRGRDMDMVSWSAMVSCYEQNEMCEEALVLFVEMKASGVTVDEIVVVSVVSACSRILNAEMGRLVHGLAAKVGVEDYVNLKNALIHLYSSCGEIVDAQRIFDDGGVLLDQISWNSMISGYLRCGSIEDAEKLFYSMLEKDVVSWSAMISGYAQHECFSEALALFQEMQLHGVKPDETALVSAISACTHLAALDIGKWIHAYINKNKLQVNAILSTTLIDMYVKCGCVENALEVFHAMEEKRVSTWNAIILGLAMNGLVEQSLRMFADMKKTKTLPNEITFMGVLGACRHMGLVNEGRHYFSSMIHEHKIKPNIKHYGCMVDLFGRAGLLKEAEELIESMPMAPDVATWGALLGACRKHHDNEMGERVGRKLIQLQPNHDGFHVLLSNIYASKGHWGNVLEIRGIMAQHGVVKTPGCSMIEANGIVHEFLAGDKTHPQISDIEHMLDEVSAKLKIEGYVPTTSEISLDIDDEEKETALFRHSEKLAVAFGLITIAPPTPIRVMKNLRICNDCHTVVKLISKAFDREIVVQYI from the exons ATGAAGGTGTGGACGTTAGATACAGCATTGCAGCGGTGCCAATGGCCGAGGCACTTCAGAGAGATTCTCTCACAAACGATCCTCACCGGCCTCATCTCAGACCCCTACGCCGCAAGCAGACTCATAAACTTCTCTACTCGCTCCGCTCGCGTTCCCTTCGACTATTCTCTCCGAATCTTCAACCATCTTCACAACCCCAACGCCTTCACATGGAACACCATCATGCGCGCCCACTTCGAACTCCAAAACAACCCCCACCAAGCCCTCACACTCTACAAGCTCTTCCTTGCAAAACACGCAAAACCCGATAACTACACCTACCCAATTCTCCTTCAATGCTGCGCTGCCCGGGTGTCCGAGTTCGAGGGAAAGGAGCTGCACGCACATGTTGTGAGGTTTGGTTTTCATCAAGATGTGTACGTCCGGAACACGCTGATCAACTTGTATGCTATATGTGGGAGCATGTCCAGTGCGCGCCAGGTGTTTGAGGAAAGTCCTGTGTGGGATTTGGTCTCTTGGAATACTGTTTTGGCGGGGTATGTTCAGGCGGGAAATGTGGAGGAGGCGGAACGTGTGTATAGGGGAATGCCGGAGAGGAACACCATTGCTTCGAATTCCATGATTGTGCTCTTTGGAAGGAAGGGGTGTGTGGAGAAGGCGCGGTGGATTTTTGATGAGGTTCGAGGGAGGGATATGGACATGGTGTCGTGGAGTGCGATGGTTTCTTGTTATGAGCAGAATGAGATGTGTGAGGAGGCGTTGGTTTTGTTTGTGGAGATGAAGGCGAGTGGGGTGACAGTGGATGAGATTGTTGTGGTTAGTGTTGTATCCGCGTGTTCACGAATTTTGAATGCTGAGATGGGGAGGTTGGTGCATGGTTTGGCCGCGAAAGTTGGGGTTGAGGATTATGTTAATCTTAAGAATGCTTTGATACATTTGTACTCTAGTTGTGGGGAGATAGTGGATGCGCAAAGAATTTTTGATGATGGTGGTGTTCTCTTGGATCAAATATCTTGGAACTCGATGATTTCTGGGTACTTGAGGTGTGGTTCAATTGAAGATGCTGAGAAGTTGTTTTATTCCATGCTGGAGAAGGACGTTGTGTCTTGGAGTGCCATGATATCTGGTTATGCTCAACATGAATGTTTTTCAGAGGCTTTGGCATTGTTCCAAGAAATGCAGCTTCATGGAGTCAAGCCCGACGAAACTGCTTTAGTTAGTGCCATCTCGGCTTGCACCCATCTGGCTGCTTTGGACATAGGGAAATGGATTCAtgcttatataaataaaaataaattacaggTTAATGCTATTCTGAGCACGACTCTTATAGACATGTATGTGAAATGCGGGTGTGTGGAAAATGCATTGGAGGTTTTCCACGCGATGGAGGAAAAGAGGGTTTCTACCTGGAATGCAATCATTCTTGGGTTGGCAATGAATGGTTTGGTAGAACAGTCACTCCGCATGTTTGCAGATATGAAAAAAACTAAGACACTTCCTAATGAGATAACATTTATGGGAGTTCTTGGGGCCTGTCGGCACATGGGCCTAGTCAATGAGGGACGTCACTACTTTAGTTCCATGATCCACGAACACAAAATAAAGCCTAATATTAAGCACTACGGATGCATGGTTGATCTTTTTGGACGTGCTGGTTTGCTTAAAGAAGCGGAGGAACTGATTGAGAGTATGCCAATGGCACCTGATGTTGCCACTTGGGGTGCCTTGCTCGGGGCTTGTAGAAAACACCATGACAATGAAATGGGAGAGAGGGTGGGAAGAAAACTTATTCAGCTTCAGCCTAACCATGATGGTTTCCATGTATTATTGTCAAATATATATGCTTCAAAAGGACACTGGGGCAATGTTCTTGAAATTCGGGGAATTATGGCACAACATGGGGTGGTAAAGACACCTGGTTGTAGCATGATTGAAGCAAATGGGATAGTTCATGAATTTTTGGCTGGAGATAAGACCCACCCACAAATAAGTGATATTGAGCACATGTTAGATGAAGTGTCAGCAAAATTAAAGATTGAGGGTTATGTACCAACCACAAGTGAGATTTCACTAGACATAGACGATGAAGAGAAGGAAACTGCACTTTTCAGGCACAGTGAGAAACTTGCAGTCGCCTTTGGACTTATCACTATTGCTCCACCAACTCCAATCAGAGTTATGAAGAACTTGCGCATTTGTAATGATTGCCACACTGTTGTAAAGTTAATCTCCAAAGCATTTGATCGTGAAATTGTG GTGCAGTACATTTGA
- the LOC108330456 gene encoding pentatricopeptide repeat-containing protein At3g62890 isoform X1 gives MKVWTLDTALQRCQWPRHFREILSQTILTGLISDPYAASRLINFSTRSARVPFDYSLRIFNHLHNPNAFTWNTIMRAHFELQNNPHQALTLYKLFLAKHAKPDNYTYPILLQCCAARVSEFEGKELHAHVVRFGFHQDVYVRNTLINLYAICGSMSSARQVFEESPVWDLVSWNTVLAGYVQAGNVEEAERVYRGMPERNTIASNSMIVLFGRKGCVEKARWIFDEVRGRDMDMVSWSAMVSCYEQNEMCEEALVLFVEMKASGVTVDEIVVVSVVSACSRILNAEMGRLVHGLAAKVGVEDYVNLKNALIHLYSSCGEIVDAQRIFDDGGVLLDQISWNSMISGYLRCGSIEDAEKLFYSMLEKDVVSWSAMISGYAQHECFSEALALFQEMQLHGVKPDETALVSAISACTHLAALDIGKWIHAYINKNKLQVNAILSTTLIDMYVKCGCVENALEVFHAMEEKRVSTWNAIILGLAMNGLVEQSLRMFADMKKTKTLPNEITFMGVLGACRHMGLVNEGRHYFSSMIHEHKIKPNIKHYGCMVDLFGRAGLLKEAEELIESMPMAPDVATWGALLGACRKHHDNEMGERVGRKLIQLQPNHDGFHVLLSNIYASKGHWGNVLEIRGIMAQHGVVKTPGCSMIEANGIVHEFLAGDKTHPQISDIEHMLDEVSAKLKIEGYVPTTSEISLDIDDEEKETALFRHSEKLAVAFGLITIAPPTPIRVMKNLRICNDCHTVVKLISKAFDREIVVRDRHRFHHFSHGSCSCMDFW, from the coding sequence ATGAAGGTGTGGACGTTAGATACAGCATTGCAGCGGTGCCAATGGCCGAGGCACTTCAGAGAGATTCTCTCACAAACGATCCTCACCGGCCTCATCTCAGACCCCTACGCCGCAAGCAGACTCATAAACTTCTCTACTCGCTCCGCTCGCGTTCCCTTCGACTATTCTCTCCGAATCTTCAACCATCTTCACAACCCCAACGCCTTCACATGGAACACCATCATGCGCGCCCACTTCGAACTCCAAAACAACCCCCACCAAGCCCTCACACTCTACAAGCTCTTCCTTGCAAAACACGCAAAACCCGATAACTACACCTACCCAATTCTCCTTCAATGCTGCGCTGCCCGGGTGTCCGAGTTCGAGGGAAAGGAGCTGCACGCACATGTTGTGAGGTTTGGTTTTCATCAAGATGTGTACGTCCGGAACACGCTGATCAACTTGTATGCTATATGTGGGAGCATGTCCAGTGCGCGCCAGGTGTTTGAGGAAAGTCCTGTGTGGGATTTGGTCTCTTGGAATACTGTTTTGGCGGGGTATGTTCAGGCGGGAAATGTGGAGGAGGCGGAACGTGTGTATAGGGGAATGCCGGAGAGGAACACCATTGCTTCGAATTCCATGATTGTGCTCTTTGGAAGGAAGGGGTGTGTGGAGAAGGCGCGGTGGATTTTTGATGAGGTTCGAGGGAGGGATATGGACATGGTGTCGTGGAGTGCGATGGTTTCTTGTTATGAGCAGAATGAGATGTGTGAGGAGGCGTTGGTTTTGTTTGTGGAGATGAAGGCGAGTGGGGTGACAGTGGATGAGATTGTTGTGGTTAGTGTTGTATCCGCGTGTTCACGAATTTTGAATGCTGAGATGGGGAGGTTGGTGCATGGTTTGGCCGCGAAAGTTGGGGTTGAGGATTATGTTAATCTTAAGAATGCTTTGATACATTTGTACTCTAGTTGTGGGGAGATAGTGGATGCGCAAAGAATTTTTGATGATGGTGGTGTTCTCTTGGATCAAATATCTTGGAACTCGATGATTTCTGGGTACTTGAGGTGTGGTTCAATTGAAGATGCTGAGAAGTTGTTTTATTCCATGCTGGAGAAGGACGTTGTGTCTTGGAGTGCCATGATATCTGGTTATGCTCAACATGAATGTTTTTCAGAGGCTTTGGCATTGTTCCAAGAAATGCAGCTTCATGGAGTCAAGCCCGACGAAACTGCTTTAGTTAGTGCCATCTCGGCTTGCACCCATCTGGCTGCTTTGGACATAGGGAAATGGATTCAtgcttatataaataaaaataaattacaggTTAATGCTATTCTGAGCACGACTCTTATAGACATGTATGTGAAATGCGGGTGTGTGGAAAATGCATTGGAGGTTTTCCACGCGATGGAGGAAAAGAGGGTTTCTACCTGGAATGCAATCATTCTTGGGTTGGCAATGAATGGTTTGGTAGAACAGTCACTCCGCATGTTTGCAGATATGAAAAAAACTAAGACACTTCCTAATGAGATAACATTTATGGGAGTTCTTGGGGCCTGTCGGCACATGGGCCTAGTCAATGAGGGACGTCACTACTTTAGTTCCATGATCCACGAACACAAAATAAAGCCTAATATTAAGCACTACGGATGCATGGTTGATCTTTTTGGACGTGCTGGTTTGCTTAAAGAAGCGGAGGAACTGATTGAGAGTATGCCAATGGCACCTGATGTTGCCACTTGGGGTGCCTTGCTCGGGGCTTGTAGAAAACACCATGACAATGAAATGGGAGAGAGGGTGGGAAGAAAACTTATTCAGCTTCAGCCTAACCATGATGGTTTCCATGTATTATTGTCAAATATATATGCTTCAAAAGGACACTGGGGCAATGTTCTTGAAATTCGGGGAATTATGGCACAACATGGGGTGGTAAAGACACCTGGTTGTAGCATGATTGAAGCAAATGGGATAGTTCATGAATTTTTGGCTGGAGATAAGACCCACCCACAAATAAGTGATATTGAGCACATGTTAGATGAAGTGTCAGCAAAATTAAAGATTGAGGGTTATGTACCAACCACAAGTGAGATTTCACTAGACATAGACGATGAAGAGAAGGAAACTGCACTTTTCAGGCACAGTGAGAAACTTGCAGTCGCCTTTGGACTTATCACTATTGCTCCACCAACTCCAATCAGAGTTATGAAGAACTTGCGCATTTGTAATGATTGCCACACTGTTGTAAAGTTAATCTCCAAAGCATTTGATCGTGAAATTGTGGTAAGGGATCGTCATCGCTTTCACCACTTTAGCCATGGATCTTGTTCCTGCATGGATTTTTGGTAA
- the LOC108330070 gene encoding uncharacterized protein LOC108330070 translates to MERMNSGGSSIRRRSLSISSHVSYHIENDGENESVSEAGDIGDRALGSRRFSESNSFRLSFNNRSEKEAVVSIPDEHRSHPNSSVGPLAPVFTSLSPLSTDGIVGFEDTEHDPPKGLPELLDYTSCLVHLAVFGILGVLTRYLLQKLFGPGVAHVTSDQTILYVDLPSNMIGSFLMGWFGVVFKRDISQVSEHLSIAITTGYLGSLTTFSGWNQKMLELSVSGHWLFASLGFILGLFLVAYSIQFGIETAKGFRWLLHRLGISSGKDVNKINCRLESYHRQLIVMVMFMVILGILWGVSGALVKAEFKHGGNSAQLWFACMVGPMGVWIRWFLARLNGRGLGKEGLFKWIPFGTLIANVSAACIMAALASVKNAVNTRDCDTVVAGIQFGLMGCLSTVSTFAAEFNAMRESSHPWRAYAYAVITVCVSFSLGILIYCIPVWTKGFNIDT, encoded by the exons ATGGAGAGAATGAATAGTGGGGGTTCTTCAATCAGAAGACGTTCATTAAGCATATCAAGTCACGTAAGTTATCATATAGAAAATGATGGTGAGAATGAGAGCGTTTCAGAGGCTGGAGACATTGGAGATAGAGCTCTTGGAAGCAGGAGGTTTAGTGAGAGCAACAGTTTCCGTTTGTCCTTTAACAACAGGTCAGAAAAAGAAGCTGTTGTTTCCATTCCAGATGAACACAGATCGCATCCCAATTCCTCTGTTGGGCCTTTGGCTCCTGTCTTCACATCCCTTTCCCCACTTTCCACTGATGGAATTGTAGGTTTTGAAGACACAGAACAT GACCCTCCTAAAGGTTTGCCAGAGTTGCTGGACTATACTTCGTGTTTGGTTCATTTGGCGGTTTTTGGAATTCTTGGG GTCTTGACGAGATATTTACTGCAGAAGTTATTTGGCCCTGGGGTTGCCCATGTGACAAGCGACCAAACCATTCTTTATGTTGATCTTCCTTCTAATATG ATTGGTTCGTTTCTTATGGGTTGGTTTGGTGTGGTATTCAAAAGAGACATATCTCAAGTGTCAGAGCATCTATCTATAGCAATAACAACTGGTTACTTAGGAAGCCTTACAACCTTCAGTGGTTGGAATCAAAAAATGCTTGAACTCAGTGTTTCCGGGCATTGGCTCTTCGCTTCACTTGGCTTTATATTAG GTTTATTTCTCGTTGCCTATTCCATCCAGTTTGGGATTGAAACTGCCAAGGGTTTTAGGTGGCTCCTCCACCGGCTGGGTATTAGTTCGGGAAAAGATGTTAATAAGATAAACTGCAGACTAGAGAGCTACCATCGTCAGTTGATAGTTATGGTGATGTTCATGGTCATACTAGGCATATTGTGGGGTGTAAGTGGTGCATTAGTAAAAGCTGAGTTCAAGCACGGTGGTAATTCTGCACAGTTATGGTTTGCTTGCATGGTTGGACCCATGGGTGTGTGGATTAGATGGTTCTTAGCAAGGTTAAACGGGCGTGGATTGGGAAAGGAAGGGTTGTTTAAATGGATTCCATTCGGGACTCTAATTGCCAATGTATCAGCAGCTTGTATTATGGCTGCACTTGCCAGTGTGAAGAACGCA GTGAACACCAGAGATTGTGATACTGTTGTAGCAGGAATACAGTTTGGCCTAATGGGGTGCTTGAGCACTGTCTCTACTTTTGCTGCTGAGTTCAATGCAATGAGAGAAAGCAGTCATCCTTGGAGAGCCTATGCCTATGCCGTTATCACAGTTTGTGTTTCATTCTCTTTGGGAATACTAATATATTGCATCCCTGTCTGGACAAAGGGGTTTAACATTGACACGTAG
- the LOC108330643 gene encoding ribonuclease 3-like protein 2 gives MEASVIEVERILSYGFIDRKLLEEALTHSSSTGVSYERLEFVGDHIIGLAISKHLFLAYPQLDPGQLSDLLDVNVSKEKLARVAIHRGLHRFIRQSFSSELRDQIELFEKAVTLEKYPVGIHGGSVGAPKVLSDIVESIAAAAYFDLGFDLEKFWEKFRVILEPIVTPGDLEQQPHPVKELYKICQKMGKLLKIKSERKETDSIAYVFVDGKFIASASSDKKDLAKLEAAKIALDTLAPLPPPTSTRPSITDMQLRAKQKLNELCQNKKWPKPEYSKAKVSGPPHEKRFVCSVKITIEEEEGVFVLTNGCEKSKLKDAENSAASMMLITLLGV, from the exons ATGGAAGCATCTGTGATTGAGGTAGAGAGAATCTTGAGCTACGGATTCATAGATCGGAAACTTCTAGAAGAAGCTCTCACCCATTCATCTTCCACAGGTGTTTCTTATGAGCGACTTGAGTTCGTGGGAGATCACATTATAGGGCTAGCCATCAGCAAACACCTCTTTCTCGCCTACCCCCAGCTCGATCCTGGCCAACTATCTGACCTACTTGATGTCAACGTCAGCAAAGAGAAGCTGGCACGAGTTGCCATCCATCGCGGCCTCCACCGTTTCATCCGCCAAAGCTTCTCATCTGAGCTCAGGGATCAGATCGAACTATTTGAGAAAGCTGTCACCCTAGAGAAATACCCCGTTGGGATACACGGTGGATCCGTGGGGGCCCCCAAGGTCCTTTCGGATATCGTAGAGTCCATCGCAGCAGCTGCATACTTTGATCTGGGATTCGATCTGGAGAAATTCTGGGAG AAATTTAGAGTAATTTTGGAACCGATAGTGACACCTGGTGATTTGGAGCAACAGCCTCATCCGGTGAaggaattatataaaatatgcCAGAAAATGGGGAAGCTCCTTAAGATTAAATCTGAGCGGAAGGAAACAGATAGTATAGCTTATGTCTTTGTTGATGGGAAGTTTATAGCCTCTGCTTCCTCTGACAAAAAGGATCTGGCTAAACTTGAAGCTGCCAAGATTGCGTTGGATACACTTGCACCTCTGCCTCCTCCCACCAGTACGAGGCCTTCCATTACTGACATGCAGCTAAGAGCTAAACAAAAACTAAACGAACTCTGCCAGAATAAGAAATGGCCTAAGCCAGAATACAG TAAAGCAAAGGTATCCGGTCCCCCTCATGAGAAGAGATTCGTTTGTTCTGTTAAGATAACTATTGAAGAAGAGGAGGGGGTTTTTGTGCTAACGAATGGCTGCGAAAAATCTAAGTTAAAGGATGCTGAGAACTCTGCTGCTTCCATGATGCTTATAACCTTACTTGGGGTGTAA